The sequence below is a genomic window from Lysobacter capsici.
CGCGTCCACGCCGCGCGAGCGCAGCGCCTCGAGCACGCCGCGGCCGGAATCCAGCGACACCTCGCGCTCGGCGCTGGTGCCGCCCATCAGCACGGCGACGCGGCCGAACACGGCCGGATCGGTGACGCGGAGCGGGGCAAACTGCAGACTCACTTCGATTCTCCCTGGAAACCCTGGCTGGCCAACTGCTGCGCCGCCGCGCCGATATCGCCGGCGCCCATCAGCAACAGCAGATCGCCGTCGTTCAATACATCCGGCAACACGCCGGCCAGATCGCCCGCGCCGCCGACCACCACCGGGTCGATGCGGCCGCGCGCGCGGATCGCGCGCGCCAGCGACTTGGCATCGGCACCGGCGATCGGCGCTTCGCCGGCCGGATAGACCTCGGTCAGCACCAGCGCATCCACCGACGACAGCACCGCGGCGAAATCGTCGAACAGATCGCGGGTGCGGCTGTAGCGATGCGGCTGGAACGCGACCACCAGCCGCTTGTCCGGCCAGCCGCCACGCGCGGCGGCGAACACGGCCTCGAGTTCTTTCGGGTGATGGCCGTAGTCGTCGACCAGTTGCACGGTCGCGCCCTTGTCGGTGTGCAACTCGGCGAGCAGATTGAAGCGACGGCCGATGCCTTCGAATTTTTCCAGCGCGCGCGCGATCGCATCGGGCTGCACGCCCAGCTGCCAGGCGACCGCGCATGCCGCCAACGCGTTCTGCACGTTGTGCCGGCCCGGCAAGGCCAGCGTCACCGCGGTGCGGGTCGCATCGGGCAGGCACAGGGTGAAATGCATCGCGCCGCCGGTTTGGCTGACGTCTTCGGCGCGCACGTCGGCGGTTTCGTCGAAGCCGTAGGTCATCACATGGCGCGGGGTTTCCGCGGCGAGCTTGGCGACGTTCGGATCGTCGATGCACAGCACCGCCAGCCCGTAGAACGGCAACCGGTGCAGGAATTCCTCGAACGCGGCCTGGACCTTGGCGAAATCGCCGCCGTAGTTTTCCAGGTGATCGGCGTCGATGTTGGTGACGATGGCGATCTGCGGATTCAGGCGCAGGAAGCTGCCGTCGCTTTC
It includes:
- the murC gene encoding UDP-N-acetylmuramate--L-alanine ligase, which produces MSTALRRRLQHTGDLAKAFPRVHFVGIGGTGMSGIAEVMCTLGYQVSGSDTADNAVTRRLTAMGANVHRGHAAANVLGADCVVVSSAIKRDNPELMEARAQRIPVVPRAEMLAELMRFRRGIAVAGTHGKTTTTSLAASVLAEGGIDPTFVIGGKLLAAGANAGLGGGQWLVAEADESDGSFLRLNPQIAIVTNIDADHLENYGGDFAKVQAAFEEFLHRLPFYGLAVLCIDDPNVAKLAAETPRHVMTYGFDETADVRAEDVSQTGGAMHFTLCLPDATRTAVTLALPGRHNVQNALAACAVAWQLGVQPDAIARALEKFEGIGRRFNLLAELHTDKGATVQLVDDYGHHPKELEAVFAAARGGWPDKRLVVAFQPHRYSRTRDLFDDFAAVLSSVDALVLTEVYPAGEAPIAGADAKSLARAIRARGRIDPVVVGGAGDLAGVLPDVLNDGDLLLLMGAGDIGAAAQQLASQGFQGESK